A portion of the Citrobacter rodentium NBRC 105723 = DSM 16636 genome contains these proteins:
- the polA gene encoding DNA polymerase I has protein sequence MVQIPENPLILVDGSSYLYRAYHAFPPLTNSAGEPTGAMYGVLNMLRSLIMQYQPTHAAVVFDAKGKTFRDELFEHYKSHRPPMPDDLRAQIEPLHAMVKAMGLPLLAVSGVEADDVIGTLAREAEKAGRPVLISTGDKDMAQLVTPNITLINTMTNTILGPEEVVNKYGVPPELIIDFLALMGDSSDNIPGVPGVGEKTAQALLQGLGGLDTLYAESDKIAGLTFRGAKTMAGKLEQNKEVAYLSYKLATIKTDVELELTCEQLEVKQPIADELLDLFRKYEFKRWTADVEAGKWLQAKGAKPAAKPQETLVIDESPDEATAALSYENYVTILDEATLKAWIAKLEKAPVFAFDTETDSLDNITANLVGLSFAVEPGVAAYVPVAHDYLDAPDQIARDRALELLKPLLEDEKVSKVGQNLKYDRGILANYGIELRGIAFDTMLESYILNSVAGRHDMDSLSDRWLKHKTITFEEIAGKGKNQLTFNQIALEEAGRYAAEDADVTLQLHLKMWPELQQHKGPLNVFENIEMPLVPVLSRVERNGVMIDPAVLHKHSEEITLRLAELEQKAHDIAGEAFNLSSTKQLQTILFEKQGIKPLKKTPGGAPSTSEEVLEELALDYPLPKVILEYRGLAKLKSTYTDKLPLMINPKTGRVHTSYHQAVTATGRLSSTDPNLQNIPVRNEEGRRIRQAFIPPKDHVIVSADYSQIELRIMAHLSRDKGLLTAFAEGKDIHRATAAEVFGLPLETVTNEQRRSAKAINFGLIYGMSAFGLARQLNIPRKEAQKYMDLYFERYPGVLEYMERTRAQAKEQGYVETLEGRRLYLPDIKSSNGARRAGAERAAINAPMQGTAADIIKRAMIAVDGWLESEQPRVRMIMQVHDELVFEVHKDDLDVVSKKIHQLMENCTRIDVPLLVEVGSGENWDQAH, from the coding sequence ATGGTTCAGATCCCAGAAAACCCACTTATCCTTGTAGACGGCTCCTCTTATCTCTATCGCGCATACCATGCGTTTCCACCGCTGACCAACAGCGCTGGCGAACCGACCGGCGCGATGTACGGCGTCCTCAACATGCTGCGCAGCCTGATCATGCAGTACCAGCCGACGCATGCCGCAGTGGTGTTTGATGCCAAGGGTAAAACCTTCCGTGACGAATTATTTGAACACTATAAATCGCATCGCCCGCCGATGCCGGACGACCTGCGCGCGCAAATCGAACCGCTGCACGCGATGGTTAAAGCGATGGGATTGCCATTGCTGGCGGTATCCGGCGTAGAAGCGGACGATGTTATCGGAACCCTGGCGCGTGAAGCGGAAAAAGCAGGCCGTCCGGTGCTGATCAGTACCGGGGATAAAGATATGGCCCAGTTGGTTACGCCGAACATTACGCTTATCAACACCATGACCAATACGATTCTGGGTCCGGAGGAAGTGGTTAATAAATATGGCGTGCCGCCCGAGCTGATTATCGACTTCCTGGCGCTAATGGGCGACTCATCTGACAATATTCCGGGCGTACCGGGCGTGGGCGAAAAAACCGCCCAGGCACTGCTGCAGGGTCTGGGTGGGCTGGATACTCTGTATGCCGAATCAGACAAAATTGCCGGGCTGACCTTCCGCGGCGCCAAAACGATGGCGGGCAAGCTGGAACAAAATAAAGAGGTGGCTTATCTCTCGTATAAGCTGGCGACGATAAAAACCGACGTCGAACTGGAGTTAACCTGCGAACAGCTGGAAGTGAAACAGCCCATCGCCGATGAGCTGTTGGACCTGTTCCGGAAATATGAGTTCAAACGCTGGACCGCCGATGTCGAAGCCGGTAAGTGGCTACAGGCGAAAGGGGCAAAGCCTGCCGCTAAGCCACAGGAAACCCTCGTTATTGACGAATCGCCCGATGAGGCTACCGCTGCGCTTTCTTATGAAAACTACGTCACTATTCTTGATGAAGCGACGCTGAAAGCGTGGATCGCGAAGCTGGAAAAAGCGCCTGTCTTCGCCTTTGATACCGAGACGGACAGCCTCGATAACATCACTGCCAATCTGGTGGGGCTGTCATTTGCGGTTGAACCCGGCGTGGCGGCCTATGTGCCGGTCGCCCACGATTATCTGGACGCGCCGGATCAGATCGCCCGCGATCGCGCGCTGGAGCTGCTGAAACCGCTGCTGGAAGATGAGAAGGTTAGCAAGGTCGGGCAAAACCTGAAGTACGATCGCGGTATTCTGGCCAACTATGGCATTGAACTGCGCGGCATTGCTTTTGATACGATGCTGGAGTCGTACATCCTGAACAGCGTCGCCGGGCGTCACGATATGGACAGCCTGTCTGACCGCTGGCTGAAGCACAAAACCATTACCTTTGAAGAGATTGCAGGCAAGGGCAAAAATCAACTGACCTTCAACCAGATCGCGCTGGAAGAGGCGGGGCGCTATGCGGCTGAAGATGCGGACGTCACGCTACAGCTGCATCTGAAAATGTGGCCAGAGCTTCAGCAGCATAAAGGCCCGCTGAACGTATTTGAAAATATCGAAATGCCGCTGGTGCCGGTGCTGTCCCGCGTTGAGCGTAACGGCGTGATGATCGATCCCGCCGTGCTGCATAAGCACTCTGAAGAAATCACGTTGCGTCTGGCGGAGCTGGAGCAGAAGGCGCATGACATTGCCGGTGAGGCGTTTAACCTCTCATCCACTAAGCAGCTGCAAACCATTCTGTTTGAAAAACAGGGGATCAAGCCGCTGAAGAAAACCCCTGGCGGCGCGCCGTCCACATCGGAAGAGGTACTGGAAGAGCTGGCGCTGGATTATCCGTTACCGAAGGTGATTCTTGAGTATCGCGGCCTGGCGAAGCTGAAATCGACCTACACCGACAAGCTGCCGCTGATGATCAACCCGAAAACAGGACGTGTCCATACCTCCTATCATCAGGCAGTAACCGCCACCGGGCGACTGTCGTCTACCGATCCGAACCTGCAAAACATTCCGGTACGCAATGAAGAAGGGCGTCGTATCCGTCAGGCGTTTATTCCGCCGAAGGATCACGTCATTGTTTCCGCTGACTATTCGCAGATTGAGTTACGCATTATGGCGCACCTGTCGCGCGATAAGGGGCTGCTGACGGCGTTTGCCGAAGGTAAGGACATTCACCGCGCGACCGCGGCGGAAGTGTTTGGTTTACCGCTGGAGACGGTGACGAACGAACAGCGTCGCAGCGCGAAGGCGATTAACTTTGGCCTGATCTACGGGATGAGCGCATTCGGTCTGGCGCGCCAGCTGAACATTCCGCGTAAGGAAGCGCAGAAGTATATGGATCTCTACTTCGAGCGTTATCCAGGCGTGCTGGAATATATGGAGCGCACGCGCGCCCAGGCGAAAGAGCAGGGCTACGTTGAAACGCTGGAAGGGCGTCGCCTCTACCTGCCGGATATTAAATCCAGTAACGGCGCGCGCCGCGCTGGCGCTGAACGTGCGGCGATCAACGCCCCGATGCAGGGGACTGCCGCCGATATCATTAAACGCGCGATGATTGCCGTAGATGGCTGGCTGGAAAGCGAGCAGCCGCGCGTGCGGATGATCATGCAGGTGCACGATGAACTGGTATTCGAAGTGCATAAAGACGACCTCGACGTCGTCTCGAAAAAGATTCACCAACTGATGGAAAACTGTACGCGCATTGATGTGCCGTTGCTGGTGGAAGTGGGAAGCGGTGAAAACTGGGATCAGGCGCACTAA
- the yihA gene encoding ribosome biogenesis GTP-binding protein YihA/YsxC: MINLNYQQTHFVMSAPDIRHLPSDTGIEVAFAGRSNAGKSSALNTLTNQKNLARTSKTPGRTQLINLFEVVDGKRLVDLPGYGYAEVPEEMKRKWQRALGEYLEKRQSLQGLVVLMDIRHPLKDLDQQMILWAVESNIQVLVLLTKADKLASGARKAQLNMVREAVLAFNGDVQVEAFSSLKKQGVDKLRQKLDSWFSDLAPVEEAQDSE, translated from the coding sequence TTGATTAACCTGAATTATCAACAGACGCATTTTGTGATGAGTGCGCCTGATATTCGCCATTTACCTTCCGATACCGGAATTGAAGTGGCTTTTGCTGGCCGTTCTAACGCAGGCAAATCCAGTGCGCTGAACACGCTAACCAACCAGAAAAACCTCGCGCGGACGTCAAAAACGCCTGGCCGCACCCAGCTTATTAACCTGTTTGAAGTGGTCGACGGCAAGCGTCTGGTTGACCTGCCCGGCTACGGCTACGCCGAAGTGCCGGAAGAGATGAAGCGCAAATGGCAGCGCGCGCTGGGTGAATATCTGGAAAAACGCCAGAGCCTGCAAGGGCTGGTCGTGCTGATGGACATTCGCCATCCGCTGAAAGATCTCGACCAGCAGATGATCCTGTGGGCGGTAGAGAGCAATATTCAGGTGCTGGTTCTGTTGACCAAAGCGGACAAACTGGCCAGCGGCGCGCGTAAAGCTCAGCTGAACATGGTGCGTGAAGCGGTACTGGCGTTTAACGGCGATGTGCAGGTTGAAGCCTTTTCGTCGCTGAAGAAGCAGGGTGTGGACAAGTTACGGCAGAAGCTGGACAGCTGGTTCAGCGATCTGGCGCCGGTGGAAGAGGCGCAGGACAGCGAGTAA